Proteins encoded within one genomic window of Roseateles sp. XES5:
- the blh gene encoding bifunctional sulfur transferase/dioxygenase Blh gives MSAIKISEKLSVSPQPSVDVIRSLRSLGFTTLINNRPDAEDALQPGTDAEKQAGEHCGLSYSFVPVTLGTITEADVRSFQKALDDSGGPVFAHCKSGTRSLSLYLIGEVLDGRMAAEDVVEFGRANGFDTSAAAAWLEQNATRRPKVMGFFDRRTWSVQYVVSDPATGKCAIIDPVLDFDEKAGATGTINADAILDYVRENGLTVEWILDTHPHADHFSAAQYLKEKTGGRTAIGERVVDVQKLWKEIYNWPELAIDGSQWDRLFAHGETFKVGSIDTKVMFSPGHTLASITYVVGDAAFVHDTLFMPDSGTARADFPGGDVRILWKSIQDILALPDETRIFTGHDYQPDGRAPRWESTVAEQKKFNEHLAGVTEEQFVTLRTKRDKTLPMPKLILHALQVNIRGGRLPEPEANGKRYLKFPLDALQGAAWE, from the coding sequence ATGTCTGCCATCAAGATTTCTGAGAAGCTATCGGTCTCGCCGCAGCCGAGCGTCGACGTCATTCGGTCCCTGCGCAGCTTGGGGTTCACGACGCTGATCAACAACCGACCGGACGCCGAAGACGCTCTCCAGCCGGGAACGGACGCCGAAAAACAGGCGGGCGAGCATTGCGGCCTGTCCTACTCTTTCGTTCCTGTCACGCTCGGCACGATCACCGAAGCGGACGTGCGGTCGTTCCAGAAGGCGCTCGACGACTCCGGCGGACCGGTTTTCGCACACTGCAAGTCCGGCACGAGATCTCTCAGCCTGTACCTGATCGGGGAGGTCCTCGACGGCCGGATGGCTGCTGAGGACGTCGTCGAATTCGGACGAGCCAACGGCTTCGACACTAGTGCAGCTGCGGCATGGCTCGAGCAGAACGCAACGCGTCGCCCGAAGGTGATGGGCTTCTTCGACAGGCGCACCTGGAGCGTCCAGTATGTTGTGTCCGATCCAGCGACGGGCAAGTGCGCCATCATCGATCCAGTGCTCGATTTCGACGAGAAGGCCGGAGCCACTGGCACCATAAACGCCGACGCGATCCTCGACTATGTCCGGGAGAATGGCCTGACGGTGGAGTGGATCCTCGATACCCACCCACATGCCGACCATTTCTCCGCGGCCCAGTATTTGAAGGAGAAGACCGGTGGCAGAACCGCGATCGGCGAACGCGTTGTCGATGTTCAGAAGCTCTGGAAGGAGATCTACAACTGGCCTGAGCTAGCGATCGACGGCTCGCAATGGGACCGGCTTTTCGCACATGGTGAGACGTTCAAGGTCGGCTCCATCGACACCAAGGTGATGTTCTCGCCAGGGCATACACTTGCCTCGATCACCTATGTGGTCGGCGACGCGGCCTTCGTTCATGACACGCTGTTTATGCCCGACAGCGGCACGGCGCGCGCCGACTTCCCCGGCGGTGATGTCCGCATCCTATGGAAGTCGATTCAGGATATCCTCGCTCTCCCGGACGAGACACGCATCTTCACCGGACACGACTACCAGCCGGACGGCCGTGCTCCGCGCTGGGAAAGCACCGTGGCCGAGCAGAAGAAATTCAACGAGCATCTTGCTGGCGTGACAGAAGAACAGTTCGTGACGCTCCGGACGAAGCGTGACAAGACGCTGCCCATGCCGAAGCTCATCCTGCATGCCCTGCAGGTGAACATCCGCGGTGGGCGACTGCCGGAGCCGGAAGCGAACGGCAAGCGCTACCTGAAGTTTCCGCTCGACGCATTGCAGGGAGCCGCATGGGAATGA
- a CDS encoding helix-turn-helix domain-containing protein, with amino-acid sequence MAIVMEREREKRGLTKKELVKLCEITTPYYFRILDATANPSLQVITRISTNLKVPLQDLMLGMKSDDS; translated from the coding sequence ATGGCGATCGTCATGGAGCGTGAGCGGGAGAAGCGCGGCCTGACGAAGAAGGAGTTGGTGAAGCTTTGCGAGATCACCACGCCTTATTATTTTAGGATTCTCGACGCTACGGCGAATCCGTCCCTTCAGGTCATCACGCGGATCAGCACCAATCTAAAGGTGCCTCTGCAAGATCTGATGCTCGGGATGAAATCGGACGACAGTTGA
- a CDS encoding TauD/TfdA family dioxygenase, producing MTIESAFKVIVPELKRDIKAQGFALFSQLEPNLDTIDVADALGTPLTPWAGGLVQTLQPKATSTPNTYSGNFGLDRFPFHTDLAHWRVPPRYLILRCKVGYRDVPTLMLDGRTLTEDISRNVLARAIFKPRRPRNGTFDLLPLLQAGADGDSLLRWDEIFLKPASRIGETADAAVRSWLAEAEPLSVSLQLPGDTLVIDNWRMLHARSPIPSGREDRSIERVYLGALN from the coding sequence TTGACCATCGAGAGCGCGTTCAAGGTGATTGTCCCCGAACTAAAACGTGACATAAAAGCTCAGGGCTTTGCTCTATTCTCTCAATTGGAGCCCAATCTGGACACCATCGACGTCGCAGATGCGCTTGGGACTCCATTGACACCGTGGGCAGGTGGTCTCGTGCAAACCCTTCAACCGAAGGCAACATCGACACCAAATACCTATAGCGGTAATTTTGGGCTGGACCGCTTCCCCTTTCACACCGATCTTGCGCATTGGCGCGTGCCACCCCGCTATCTGATCCTTCGTTGCAAAGTGGGCTATCGAGATGTCCCGACGCTAATGCTGGACGGCCGGACGCTTACCGAGGACATCAGCCGTAACGTGCTGGCTCGTGCCATCTTTAAGCCGCGCCGACCGCGAAATGGGACTTTCGACCTCCTGCCACTCCTTCAGGCAGGTGCCGATGGCGATAGCCTTCTCAGATGGGATGAAATTTTCCTGAAGCCGGCAAGTCGGATAGGAGAGACTGCAGATGCCGCGGTCCGTTCCTGGTTAGCAGAAGCAGAGCCTCTTTCGGTGTCCCTGCAGCTGCCAGGGGATACGCTTGTTATCGACAACTGGCGGATGCTCCATGCCCGCTCGCCCATCCCTTCGGGGCGGGAGGATCGATCCATTGAACGTGTATATTTGGGAGCGCTTAATTGA
- a CDS encoding type II toxin-antitoxin system VapC family toxin encodes MLFIDASVVVAILAAEEDAATSIDRLEEDGGPYYISAVVRMEATLSLTRRLAEASGRDRPATSEMMEKARRLVDQFISDLDCKEAMISGDVGAKALDAAQLFGKIMNHPAKLNMGDCFTYACARAYRTRIAYKGDDFTHTDLGWHSH; translated from the coding sequence ATGCTCTTTATCGATGCCTCGGTCGTTGTCGCCATTCTCGCGGCGGAGGAGGATGCCGCTACCTCGATCGATCGGCTTGAGGAGGATGGCGGCCCCTATTACATCTCGGCGGTCGTGCGCATGGAGGCGACCTTGTCGCTCACGCGCCGGCTCGCCGAAGCTTCTGGTCGTGACAGGCCGGCCACATCCGAAATGATGGAAAAGGCGCGGCGCCTTGTCGACCAGTTCATATCCGACCTCGACTGCAAGGAGGCGATGATTTCTGGCGACGTGGGCGCCAAAGCCCTCGATGCCGCGCAGCTGTTCGGCAAGATCATGAACCATCCCGCCAAGCTGAACATGGGCGACTGTTTCACCTATGCTTGCGCACGGGCTTACCGAACCCGCATTGCGTACAAAGGCGACGACTTCACCCACACCGATCTCGGCTGGCACAGCCACTAG
- a CDS encoding type II toxin-antitoxin system VapB family antitoxin: MPLYIKDPEVDRLTEELISITKSSKVDAVKDALKHEIAKRRAALPVRERLAKSLAMAREVGPFAPGDHKQETDEMWGED; this comes from the coding sequence ATGCCGCTCTATATCAAAGACCCCGAGGTCGACCGGCTCACGGAAGAGCTTATCAGCATCACCAAATCCAGCAAGGTGGATGCGGTCAAGGACGCTCTGAAACACGAGATCGCAAAACGCCGGGCCGCTTTGCCGGTCCGCGAGCGGCTGGCAAAGTCCCTCGCAATGGCCCGCGAAGTCGGACCCTTTGCGCCTGGCGATCACAAGCAGGAAACCGATGAAATGTGGGGCGAAGACTGA
- a CDS encoding single-stranded DNA-binding protein, which translates to MRTVNRHTLLGHVGNIIKLKNVLKVNIATNREWQADGDRKTATDWAQVTILDRKQAEWIEENVGPGDLVYVESRISNSSYERDGEQVYTTDVIAQLFNLLSKKPS; encoded by the coding sequence ATGCGAACTGTCAACCGGCACACCCTGCTTGGCCACGTCGGCAACATTATAAAGCTCAAGAATGTGCTAAAGGTGAACATCGCCACCAATCGCGAATGGCAGGCCGACGGCGATCGAAAAACCGCCACCGACTGGGCACAGGTGACGATCCTCGACAGGAAGCAGGCCGAGTGGATCGAAGAAAATGTCGGGCCGGGCGATCTCGTCTATGTCGAGTCCCGGATCTCGAATTCCAGCTACGAGCGCGACGGGGAACAGGTTTACACCACCGACGTCATCGCGCAGCTCTTTAATCTCCTCTCGAAGAAACCATCCTGA
- a CDS encoding DUF736 family protein gives MTELANFIRINEDNTISGNIASISYDLDITGEAFTSTNAKAPVYRLFAKSPRGRRIEVGGIWQKKNQTGGDYLSLSVNTGHGRLNANLGRFPGQDDEDLMAVIPWD, from the coding sequence ATGACCGAACTCGCAAACTTCATCCGCATCAACGAAGACAACACGATCAGCGGCAACATTGCCTCGATCTCTTACGACCTCGATATCACCGGCGAGGCCTTCACCAGCACCAACGCAAAAGCGCCGGTCTACCGCCTTTTTGCCAAGTCCCCGCGTGGTCGGCGCATCGAAGTCGGCGGCATCTGGCAGAAGAAGAACCAGACCGGCGGCGACTATCTCAGCCTCTCCGTGAACACCGGCCATGGGCGGCTCAATGCAAATCTTGGCCGCTTTCCCGGTCAGGACGACGAAGACCTGATGGCGGTGATTCCGTGGGACTGA
- a CDS encoding YeeE/YedE family protein, translating to MSIYFQSLSGGMLIGASAVMLLLLNGRIAGISGIVGRLAQGVGLTTNLAFVLGLLLGPLVYLLVIGGWPTVEIITAWPLIIVAGLLVGFGSRMGSGCTSGHGVLGLARLSPRSMVAVATFLSAGVVAVAILRGFGL from the coding sequence ATGAGCATCTATTTCCAGTCGCTGAGCGGCGGCATGTTGATCGGCGCCTCCGCGGTCATGCTCCTGCTCTTGAACGGCCGGATTGCCGGCATCAGCGGCATTGTCGGGCGTCTGGCTCAAGGCGTCGGCCTGACCACCAATCTTGCGTTCGTTCTTGGCCTCCTGCTCGGGCCGCTCGTCTACCTGCTGGTCATTGGTGGCTGGCCGACTGTTGAGATCATCACAGCCTGGCCGCTGATCATCGTGGCCGGACTGCTGGTCGGCTTCGGCTCGCGGATGGGATCCGGCTGCACCAGCGGACACGGCGTGCTCGGGCTTGCCCGCCTGTCGCCGCGATCGATGGTGGCCGTTGCCACATTCCTGTCCGCGGGCGTGGTCGCGGTCGCCATTCTACGAGGTTTCGGACTATGA
- a CDS encoding YeeE/YedE family protein — MNRTIYQFGAALLSGIVFGFGLSLSGMLNPVRVRGFLDVFGNWDPSLAFVLGGAVAVAFIGVQVMKKMRHPTFDDSFHVPTTRKIDAPLLIGSALFGIGWGIGGFCPGPAVASLSVGIPQTVLFVAAMLIGMAVYDRAWSRRT; from the coding sequence ATGAACAGGACCATCTATCAGTTCGGCGCCGCCCTCTTATCCGGCATCGTCTTCGGCTTCGGCCTGTCGCTTTCGGGCATGCTCAATCCGGTTCGCGTCCGAGGCTTCCTTGACGTCTTCGGCAACTGGGATCCAAGTCTTGCCTTCGTCCTCGGCGGCGCCGTCGCTGTCGCCTTCATCGGCGTTCAGGTGATGAAGAAGATGCGCCATCCCACCTTCGACGACAGTTTCCATGTGCCCACGACCCGGAAGATCGACGCGCCGCTGCTCATCGGATCGGCCTTGTTCGGAATTGGCTGGGGGATCGGCGGCTTCTGTCCCGGCCCTGCAGTCGCCTCCCTATCGGTTGGCATCCCACAAACGGTGTTGTTCGTCGCCGCCATGTTAATCGGTATGGCAGTCTACGACAGAGCGTGGAGCAGAAGAACATGA
- a CDS encoding DUF932 domain-containing protein — MSIYTETARFDTGRALTETEMRRIAPSIFAVTAHESRSERFKPIPTIEVLRGLMNEGFMPVGAKQSRSRTEGKADFTKHLIRMRRVDDGKVYNVGDTVCEILLKNANDGTSAYELMAGLFRVRCLNSLVTQTGTIDAIKVRHSGDVQHKVIEGTYRVLGEAERTLAAPQDWSTMRMNPEEARILADAAHVLRFGDNEGETTTPIKPEQLLVPRRHDDRASDLWTTWNVVQENAIKGGLRGVGRDDLGRPRRATSRAVNGIDQDIKLNKALWLLGERMAALKA; from the coding sequence ATGAGCATCTACACCGAGACCGCCCGTTTCGACACCGGCCGCGCCTTGACCGAAACCGAAATGCGCCGCATCGCGCCGTCGATCTTTGCCGTGACCGCCCATGAGAGCCGGTCCGAGCGTTTCAAACCCATCCCGACCATCGAGGTGTTGCGCGGCCTCATGAACGAGGGATTCATGCCGGTCGGCGCCAAGCAGTCCCGCAGCCGCACCGAAGGCAAGGCCGATTTCACCAAGCACCTTATTCGAATGCGCCGTGTCGATGACGGCAAGGTCTATAATGTCGGCGATACCGTCTGCGAAATCCTCCTGAAGAACGCCAATGACGGCACCAGCGCCTACGAACTGATGGCCGGGCTTTTCCGGGTGCGGTGCCTCAATTCCCTCGTGACGCAGACCGGCACCATCGACGCCATCAAGGTCCGCCATTCCGGGGACGTGCAGCACAAGGTCATCGAGGGAACCTATCGCGTTCTCGGTGAGGCCGAACGCACCCTTGCCGCTCCGCAGGATTGGTCGACCATGCGCATGAACCCCGAGGAGGCGAGAATTCTGGCAGATGCCGCCCATGTTCTCCGCTTTGGAGACAATGAAGGCGAGACGACCACGCCGATCAAGCCGGAGCAGTTGCTTGTCCCGCGCCGTCACGACGACCGCGCCAGCGATCTGTGGACGACGTGGAACGTGGTGCAGGAGAACGCGATCAAGGGTGGTTTGCGCGGCGTCGGCCGCGACGATCTCGGCAGGCCGCGCCGTGCAACCTCCCGTGCCGTCAACGGCATCGATCAGGATATCAAGCTCAACAAGGCCCTGTGGCTGCTCGGAGAAAGGATGGCCGCGCTGAAGGCGTAA
- a CDS encoding N-6 DNA methylase gives MTSPRLNSIVKLFETCRYKHDLYTVFGDWCECSAISMSNAVDQANFEKREARYVEIARKYGSETMAIFSKIFGEVVMALEEKPQDILGMTFHALELHNKARGQFFTPYPICQLMARIIAGSAEDMQQAIAKRGFMLAQEPAVGSGAMIVALAEAILEAGFNYQQLLHVTAVDIDPRAVHMAYIQFSLLHIPATVIVGDSLAMRFREEWHTMAHVMGGWSAKLRHARENAGGQPEAAPSVAVPHRAAVVAGGPAAPKQATSAPVIERNGQLRLL, from the coding sequence ATGACCTCCCCCCGTCTCAATTCCATCGTCAAGCTGTTTGAAACCTGCCGCTACAAGCATGACCTCTACACCGTCTTTGGCGACTGGTGCGAATGCTCCGCCATATCCATGAGCAATGCCGTTGATCAGGCAAACTTCGAGAAGCGCGAGGCTCGCTATGTCGAAATCGCTCGAAAATACGGGAGCGAAACCATGGCGATATTCTCGAAAATATTCGGTGAAGTGGTCATGGCGCTGGAGGAAAAGCCGCAGGACATCCTGGGCATGACGTTCCATGCGCTCGAATTGCACAACAAGGCGAGGGGGCAATTCTTCACGCCGTATCCCATCTGCCAATTGATGGCCCGCATCATCGCCGGGAGCGCCGAGGACATGCAGCAGGCGATTGCCAAGCGCGGCTTCATGCTTGCGCAGGAACCCGCCGTAGGGAGCGGCGCAATGATCGTCGCTCTGGCCGAAGCCATCCTTGAAGCGGGCTTCAATTACCAGCAGCTTCTTCATGTGACCGCCGTGGACATCGACCCGCGCGCCGTCCACATGGCCTATATCCAATTCTCGCTCCTGCACATTCCGGCGACCGTCATCGTGGGCGACAGCCTGGCAATGCGGTTTCGGGAGGAATGGCACACGATGGCCCATGTCATGGGCGGATGGTCGGCCAAGCTTCGGCACGCAAGAGAAAACGCCGGGGGGCAACCGGAGGCGGCTCCTTCTGTTGCCGTACCGCACCGGGCTGCGGTGGTCGCCGGTGGCCCCGCCGCGCCGAAGCAAGCGACATCCGCGCCGGTTATTGAGAGGAATGGGCAACTGCGTCTGTTGTGA
- a CDS encoding antitoxin Xre/MbcA/ParS toxin-binding domain-containing protein — MPALRTRVYIDGYNLYYGCLRKTAFKWLDVLGLFETQILPTILYRAAPEADPATMALHPDCAIKYFTAKIIESASKGEDSVSSQAHYHNALTSHCGGRLSFVMGHYSLYKANQHIVPADDPKRWPRDCDKIQVWKLEEKQSDVNLALQLYDDALSGEIDQVVLVTNDTDLAPALEMLEARCPQIVRGLVIPTRKVGAGGDLEREANVSLAKLAHWVRRHITEDELRASQLPDVVPGRRRASIKPHSWYAKPHHLATMLDMARPVLRTDGEILKWARQANAHLGGRRPIDLIETDAGAVEVFDYIDAYIRGQLDKVGDRDGLSSKS; from the coding sequence GTGCCGGCGTTAAGAACACGCGTCTATATCGACGGCTACAATCTTTATTACGGCTGCCTGCGCAAGACGGCGTTCAAATGGCTTGACGTCCTGGGCCTGTTCGAGACGCAAATTCTGCCGACAATCCTCTATCGCGCGGCGCCGGAAGCCGATCCGGCAACAATGGCCCTGCATCCGGACTGCGCGATCAAGTATTTCACCGCCAAGATCATCGAGAGTGCTTCCAAGGGCGAGGATTCGGTCTCGTCGCAGGCCCACTATCACAATGCGCTGACGTCGCATTGCGGCGGCCGGCTTTCTTTCGTGATGGGTCACTATTCCCTCTACAAGGCCAACCAGCATATTGTTCCAGCCGACGACCCGAAACGGTGGCCGCGCGATTGCGACAAGATCCAGGTCTGGAAGCTGGAGGAGAAGCAGTCGGATGTGAATCTGGCGCTCCAGCTTTATGATGACGCCCTGAGCGGAGAGATCGACCAGGTGGTGCTCGTCACCAACGATACGGACCTTGCGCCGGCCCTGGAAATGCTGGAGGCGCGTTGCCCGCAAATTGTCCGCGGCCTGGTTATACCGACCCGCAAGGTTGGCGCTGGTGGCGACCTCGAGCGGGAAGCCAATGTCTCGCTGGCAAAGCTGGCCCATTGGGTCCGGCGGCATATCACGGAGGACGAACTGCGCGCGTCGCAACTGCCGGATGTCGTCCCTGGCCGACGCCGTGCGAGCATAAAGCCGCATTCATGGTATGCGAAGCCGCACCATCTCGCGACAATGCTGGACATGGCCCGCCCGGTGCTGCGCACCGATGGCGAAATCCTGAAATGGGCGCGCCAAGCAAACGCCCATCTCGGCGGTCGGCGGCCGATCGACCTGATTGAGACGGATGCTGGCGCGGTGGAAGTCTTCGACTACATCGACGCCTATATTCGCGGCCAGCTCGACAAGGTGGGCGATCGGGACGGTTTGTCCTCGAAATCCTAA
- the bigR gene encoding sulfite-sensing transcriptional repressor BigR — MGMSTDSEKMMKARLSPAEMAGRAGAVADLLKTLSHQARLMIVCTLVEGEFSVGELEEKLDVHQPHLSQHLTVLRSSGIVETRREGKQIFYRLTEEKAAQLVSALYDIFCVKEET, encoded by the coding sequence ATGGGAATGAGCACCGACTCAGAGAAAATGATGAAGGCGCGGCTCTCTCCCGCCGAGATGGCGGGCCGAGCCGGAGCCGTCGCCGATCTTCTGAAGACGTTGTCCCACCAGGCGCGTCTGATGATCGTATGCACGCTGGTCGAGGGCGAGTTCTCGGTCGGCGAACTCGAGGAAAAGCTTGACGTCCATCAGCCGCATCTTTCGCAGCATCTGACCGTGCTGCGGAGCTCTGGCATCGTCGAAACCCGGCGGGAGGGAAAGCAGATCTTCTACCGCCTGACCGAGGAGAAAGCCGCACAGCTGGTCTCCGCCCTCTATGACATCTTCTGCGTAAAGGAAGAGACATGA
- a CDS encoding sulfite exporter TauE/SafE family protein, with product MIGSVLAAVGSGGIVGFMLGLLGGGGSILATPLLLYVVGVAQPHVAIGTGALAVSVNAFANFTSHAIKGHVWWRCAAVFAALGVLGALAGSSLGKAMDGDRLILLFGILMVVVGALMLKPRKPPSVESRPIDLKMCFVTAAVALAAGAASGFFGIGGGFLIVPGLMLATGMPMINAIGTSLLSVGAFGLATALNYAASGLVDWWLATEFIGGGIAGGILGMRLATRLSGYKNTLNRLFAALIFVVAGYIFYRSWGPTMA from the coding sequence ATGATTGGTTCCGTTCTAGCGGCTGTCGGCTCCGGCGGGATCGTCGGCTTCATGCTCGGCCTTCTCGGCGGCGGCGGCTCGATCCTGGCGACCCCGCTCCTCCTCTACGTCGTCGGAGTCGCGCAGCCTCATGTCGCGATTGGAACCGGTGCGCTTGCAGTTTCGGTCAACGCTTTCGCGAACTTTACGAGCCACGCAATCAAGGGACACGTCTGGTGGCGGTGCGCCGCGGTGTTTGCAGCGCTCGGCGTCCTCGGCGCGCTAGCAGGCTCCAGCCTCGGAAAGGCGATGGACGGAGACCGACTGATTCTCCTGTTCGGCATTCTGATGGTCGTCGTCGGCGCCCTGATGCTTAAGCCCAGGAAGCCGCCGTCGGTCGAAAGCCGGCCGATCGACCTTAAGATGTGCTTTGTCACAGCAGCCGTGGCGCTGGCCGCCGGAGCGGCGTCAGGCTTCTTCGGGATCGGCGGGGGGTTCCTGATTGTGCCAGGTCTGATGCTGGCAACCGGCATGCCGATGATCAATGCGATCGGCACGTCGCTTCTGTCCGTCGGCGCCTTCGGACTGGCGACCGCGCTGAACTATGCGGCATCCGGGCTGGTGGACTGGTGGCTTGCAACGGAGTTCATCGGTGGAGGCATCGCAGGCGGCATCCTCGGAATGAGGCTGGCAACTCGACTGAGTGGCTACAAGAACACACTCAACCGTCTGTTCGCGGCGCTCATCTTCGTCGTCGCTGGCTACATCTTCTACC
- a CDS encoding ParB N-terminal domain-containing protein, producing MTAPAVRIKGQARHSRLSRRQKNGFPPAAEPSVFSPSRPLDPTGRRRRAGFRPPRSVRGNVRGHSPGKTGEASPKGASPSGNGKPRRPTMTDINAGTETIMVALNKLDRDPLNVRKSYSKEGIEELAATIRGDGYRILQNLIVRKGDKRGRFFVTAGGRRHAALDLLAELGEIAKDFAVECKERSAAEATEISLIENMQREAMHPVDEYEAFRVMADAGKSVEDIAARFGTTEVMVRKRLALGRVAPALLDLYRNENISFQQLSAFTVSDDHERQVEVWNSLPSWNCDHRAIRTALQGEAVKATDKRMKFIGGIDAYEAAGGAVKRDLFDEQNGGYALDVALVEKLVGDRLEAEAGTVRGEGWKWVEVVPVIPDEAHRMHRVYPTDVPLTDEEQAEEERLEHEHDELAEQIEAGVADGGAEPRIEAIRARLAVLSTAQEAYAPEDIAKAGCYVTMDYYGNVEIERGLVRPDDEVEAGDEGEDGDESAEGDNEETEAGEMTVAQQPEQRPEPTFKIPALLVQELTAQKTAAIRAELAHNPDVALAVVVHAMLVNLFGNYGGNEYTSLEVTVKSERLENSIANPAECKGIVAMDELKENYGHTIPGKPSDLLEWCLEQPTSTLLDLLAYAAAKSVNAVQHPHYERKSQRAHAERLAQALKIDMTQWYEPTGENYFGRISKAGIKQAVTEAAGEDFALGVPGMEKAKAVEYAERKITGTGWLPAPMRIALSAEQERERMAEADGEDDGVCPFDIEDKPNAEHQQFPEAAE from the coding sequence ATGACAGCGCCGGCCGTTCGGATCAAGGGGCAGGCGCGGCACAGCCGCTTGTCGCGCCGGCAAAAAAACGGCTTTCCGCCTGCGGCCGAACCTTCCGTTTTTTCCCCGTCACGACCCCTTGACCCGACCGGCCGTCGCCGCAGGGCGGGCTTTCGCCCTCCCCGCTCCGTCCGGGGGAATGTCAGAGGCCATTCCCCTGGAAAGACCGGGGAGGCTTCGCCCAAGGGGGCTTCCCCTTCGGGAAACGGGAAACCAAGGAGACCGACAATGACCGATATCAATGCAGGAACCGAAACCATCATGGTGGCGCTGAACAAGCTCGACCGCGACCCCCTGAACGTGCGCAAGAGCTATAGCAAGGAAGGCATCGAGGAGTTGGCCGCGACCATTCGCGGTGACGGCTACCGCATTCTGCAGAACCTCATCGTCCGCAAAGGTGACAAACGGGGTCGCTTCTTTGTGACAGCCGGCGGTCGGCGCCATGCCGCGCTCGACCTTCTGGCGGAGTTGGGCGAGATTGCGAAGGATTTCGCGGTCGAATGCAAGGAGCGCAGCGCCGCCGAGGCGACCGAAATCAGCCTCATCGAAAACATGCAGCGGGAAGCCATGCACCCGGTCGATGAATACGAGGCGTTCCGCGTCATGGCCGACGCCGGGAAGTCCGTCGAGGATATCGCCGCCCGTTTCGGCACCACCGAGGTCATGGTGCGCAAGCGCCTCGCCCTGGGCCGTGTCGCCCCTGCCCTGCTCGATCTTTACCGCAACGAGAATATCAGCTTCCAGCAGCTTTCGGCCTTCACCGTGTCCGACGATCACGAAAGGCAGGTGGAAGTCTGGAATAGTTTGCCATCGTGGAATTGCGATCACCGCGCCATTCGTACTGCCCTGCAAGGCGAAGCCGTAAAGGCCACGGACAAGCGCATGAAATTCATCGGCGGGATCGACGCCTATGAAGCCGCTGGTGGAGCCGTCAAGCGCGATCTCTTCGATGAGCAGAACGGCGGCTATGCGCTCGACGTCGCTCTTGTCGAAAAGCTTGTCGGCGACCGGCTTGAAGCCGAGGCCGGAACAGTTCGCGGGGAAGGCTGGAAATGGGTGGAGGTCGTGCCGGTCATCCCGGACGAAGCCCATCGCATGCACCGGGTTTATCCCACCGATGTTCCGTTGACGGACGAGGAACAGGCCGAGGAGGAACGGCTGGAACACGAACATGACGAGCTGGCGGAGCAGATCGAGGCAGGGGTGGCCGACGGCGGGGCCGAGCCGCGCATCGAAGCCATTCGGGCGAGGCTGGCGGTTCTATCGACGGCGCAGGAAGCCTACGCCCCGGAGGACATCGCCAAGGCCGGTTGCTATGTCACTATGGACTATTACGGCAATGTCGAAATCGAGCGCGGTCTTGTCCGGCCCGATGATGAAGTCGAGGCCGGAGACGAGGGGGAAGACGGCGACGAAAGCGCCGAAGGCGATAACGAGGAGACGGAAGCAGGTGAGATGACGGTTGCGCAGCAGCCCGAACAGCGCCCCGAACCGACGTTCAAAATTCCCGCCCTGCTTGTGCAGGAGCTTACGGCGCAGAAGACCGCCGCCATCCGGGCCGAGCTTGCGCATAATCCGGACGTCGCCCTCGCCGTCGTGGTGCATGCCATGCTGGTGAACCTCTTCGGCAACTACGGCGGCAATGAGTACACGTCCCTTGAGGTAACGGTGAAAAGCGAAAGGCTGGAAAACAGCATTGCCAATCCAGCGGAGTGCAAGGGCATCGTGGCGATGGACGAACTCAAGGAAAACTACGGGCATACCATTCCGGGCAAGCCGAGCGATCTTCTGGAATGGTGCCTTGAGCAGCCGACGTCAACGCTTCTCGACCTCCTGGCCTATGCGGCGGCAAAGTCCGTCAATGCCGTGCAACACCCGCACTATGAGCGGAAGTCGCAGCGCGCCCATGCCGAACGGCTGGCACAGGCCCTTAAGATCGACATGACGCAGTGGTACGAACCGACCGGCGAAAACTACTTCGGCCGGATCAGCAAGGCGGGGATCAAGCAGGCGGTCACCGAAGCCGCTGGCGAGGATTTCGCGCTCGGCGTTCCCGGCATGGAGAAGGCGAAAGCCGTGGAATATGCCGAACGGAAGATCACCGGAACCGGATGGCTGCCCGCGCCGATGCGGATTGCTCTCTCCGCCGAGCAGGAGCGCGAGCGGATGGCGGAGGCCGATGGCGAAGATGACGGCGTTTGCCCGTTCGACATCGAGGACAAGCCGAACGCCGAACACCAGCAGTTCCCCGAAGCAGCCGAGTAA